The following coding sequences are from one Kallotenue papyrolyticum window:
- the lon gene encoding endopeptidase La, with protein MTRDEQTRDVGQERTLPLVILGEMVIMPRIPVPLQVGKGKSYRAMEHAMRGDREVLLIFVSEEEIEGFKGSEPQKLPPVGVIARLEEFLKLPDDTVRIILEGLERAEVGDYVQNEPFHMVRCTPRPDPRPEGPEVEALMAEVKAQVEEIISYMPEVSQEAVAFVHRIDDPGHLADVVAYGPAFEFEDRLELLNLLDPVERLRKVQRELSHQLELLRLRAKIQSDTKEALDQSQKEYFLREQMKAIRRELGEDDLDEDPIDELKRKIAELNAPDYVKETATHELKRLVQQGMNSPEAGVIRTYIDWILSLPWAKEEQQPISLQEAKRVLDEDHYGLDKVKERLLEYLAVRKLAGTKMRSPILCLVGPPGVGKTSLGRSIARALGRAFVRASLGGVRDEAEIRGHRRTYIGAMPGRIIQSIKTAKSNQPVFILDEIDKLGADYRGDPTSALLEVLDPEQNATFSDHYLEIPFDLSQVIFIATANQLDPIPGPLRDRMEIIEIGGYTEDEKLEIARGFLVPKQREFHGLQPEHMQITDAALLKIIREYTREAGVRNLEREIAALCRKVARRVAEAAEGETIAVTIDAADLPELLGPEKFSYGLAEQHDEVGVATGVSWSTTGGDTMSFEVLPLRGKGELKLTGQLGEVMKESAQAALSYVRYRAEELGISPTFFEEHAIHIHVPEGAVPKDGPSAGITLTTALVSAMTGIPVRRDVAMTGEVTLRGKILPIGGLKEKTMAAHRAGIKTFLLPKENLKDLVEIPAKVREEMQIIPVEHMDEVLKIALARPIKSASNPPLQPKSQKSGKRATPSA; from the coding sequence GACGTCGGCCAGGAGCGCACGTTGCCGCTGGTGATCCTGGGCGAGATGGTGATTATGCCGCGCATCCCGGTGCCGCTGCAGGTTGGCAAGGGCAAATCCTACCGCGCCATGGAGCATGCCATGCGCGGCGATCGCGAGGTGCTGCTCATCTTTGTCTCTGAAGAAGAGATCGAGGGTTTCAAGGGCAGCGAGCCACAGAAGTTGCCGCCGGTCGGCGTGATCGCTCGCCTGGAGGAGTTCCTCAAGCTGCCCGACGATACCGTGCGCATCATTCTGGAAGGGCTGGAGCGCGCCGAGGTGGGCGACTACGTCCAGAACGAGCCCTTCCACATGGTGCGCTGCACGCCACGGCCCGATCCGCGCCCGGAGGGTCCCGAGGTCGAGGCGCTGATGGCCGAGGTCAAGGCCCAGGTCGAGGAGATCATCAGCTACATGCCCGAAGTGTCGCAGGAGGCGGTCGCCTTTGTGCACCGCATCGACGATCCTGGGCATCTGGCGGATGTGGTGGCCTACGGCCCGGCCTTCGAGTTCGAGGATCGGCTCGAGTTGCTCAACCTGCTTGATCCGGTGGAGCGGCTGCGCAAGGTACAGCGCGAGCTGTCGCATCAGCTTGAGCTGCTGCGGCTGCGCGCCAAGATCCAGAGCGATACCAAGGAAGCGCTCGATCAGTCGCAGAAGGAATACTTCCTGCGCGAGCAGATGAAGGCGATCCGGCGCGAGCTGGGCGAGGACGATTTGGACGAAGACCCGATCGATGAGCTCAAGCGCAAGATCGCTGAGCTAAACGCGCCCGACTACGTCAAAGAGACCGCGACGCACGAGCTCAAGCGCCTGGTGCAGCAGGGCATGAACTCGCCCGAGGCCGGCGTGATCCGCACCTATATCGACTGGATCCTGTCGTTGCCCTGGGCCAAGGAAGAGCAGCAGCCGATCTCGCTCCAGGAGGCCAAGCGCGTGCTGGACGAGGATCACTACGGCCTGGACAAGGTCAAGGAGCGGCTGCTGGAGTATCTGGCCGTGCGCAAACTGGCCGGCACCAAGATGCGCTCGCCGATCCTGTGCCTGGTCGGCCCGCCGGGCGTGGGCAAGACCTCGCTGGGGCGTTCGATCGCCCGTGCGCTGGGTCGCGCCTTTGTGCGCGCCTCGCTGGGCGGTGTGCGCGACGAGGCTGAGATCCGCGGCCACCGCCGCACCTATATCGGCGCCATGCCCGGACGCATCATCCAGAGCATCAAGACCGCCAAGAGCAATCAGCCGGTCTTTATTCTGGACGAGATCGACAAGCTCGGCGCGGACTACCGCGGCGATCCGACCTCGGCGCTGCTGGAGGTGCTCGATCCGGAGCAGAACGCGACCTTCAGCGATCACTACCTGGAGATCCCGTTCGATCTCTCGCAGGTGATCTTTATCGCTACCGCCAATCAGCTCGATCCGATCCCGGGTCCGCTGCGCGACCGCATGGAGATCATCGAAATCGGCGGCTACACCGAGGACGAGAAGCTGGAGATCGCGCGCGGCTTCCTGGTGCCCAAGCAGCGCGAGTTTCATGGTCTGCAGCCCGAACATATGCAGATCACCGACGCGGCGCTGCTCAAGATCATCCGCGAGTACACGCGCGAAGCCGGTGTGCGCAACCTGGAGCGCGAGATCGCGGCGCTATGCCGCAAGGTAGCGCGGCGCGTGGCGGAAGCCGCTGAGGGCGAGACCATTGCCGTCACGATCGACGCCGCCGACCTGCCGGAGCTGCTGGGGCCGGAGAAGTTCAGCTACGGGCTGGCCGAACAACACGACGAGGTCGGCGTGGCGACGGGCGTCTCCTGGTCCACCACCGGCGGCGACACGATGTCCTTCGAGGTGCTGCCGCTGCGTGGCAAGGGTGAGCTCAAGCTCACCGGTCAGTTGGGCGAGGTGATGAAGGAGTCGGCGCAGGCGGCGCTCTCCTACGTGCGCTACCGCGCCGAGGAGCTGGGCATCTCGCCCACCTTCTTCGAGGAGCATGCTATCCATATCCACGTGCCCGAAGGCGCGGTGCCCAAGGATGGCCCCTCGGCGGGCATCACCCTGACCACGGCGTTGGTCTCGGCCATGACCGGCATTCCGGTGCGCCGCGATGTGGCCATGACCGGCGAGGTCACGCTGCGCGGCAAGATTCTGCCGATCGGCGGCCTCAAGGAGAAGACCATGGCGGCGCATCGCGCCGGGATCAAGACCTTTCTCCTGCCCAAGGAGAACCTCAAGGATCTGGTCGAAATCCCGGCCAAGGTGCGCGAGGAGATGCAGATCATCCCGGTCGAGCACATGGACGAGGTGCTGAAGATCGCACTGGCGCGGCCGATCAAGAGTGCCAGCAATCCGCCGCTGCAGCCCAAGAGCCAGAAGTCGGGCAAGCGCGCCACGCCCTCGGCTTAA
- a CDS encoding class I SAM-dependent methyltransferase has protein sequence MTKLLKRAGLGLAGLLLLQAAARLYLFFRPHITPPAVHGLLESRWRRRYRDPARTLAPLQARPGQTLLEIGGGTGLFSGAAVQQVVPGGRVISIDRQRPMLERLRRRTAGLPPDALHLHLADARALPLRDRSVDAAFMIAVLPMIPDRVGALREVRRVLKPGGCLLVSEELMAPEYVPPAITLRWARRAGFALHRRQPGFWSYSLLLQPSPDVD, from the coding sequence ATGACCAAACTGCTCAAACGCGCGGGCCTGGGACTGGCCGGCCTGCTGCTGCTCCAGGCCGCCGCTCGGCTCTACCTCTTCTTCCGCCCACACATCACCCCGCCGGCGGTGCATGGCCTGCTTGAGAGCCGCTGGCGACGGCGCTACCGCGATCCGGCACGCACACTAGCACCGCTGCAGGCGCGTCCCGGCCAGACGCTGTTGGAGATCGGCGGCGGTACCGGGCTGTTCAGCGGCGCGGCGGTGCAGCAGGTCGTGCCCGGCGGGCGCGTGATCAGCATCGACCGGCAGCGCCCCATGCTGGAGCGCCTGCGCCGCCGTACCGCCGGACTGCCCCCCGACGCGCTCCATCTGCACCTGGCCGACGCGCGGGCGCTCCCGCTGCGCGACCGCAGCGTGGACGCCGCGTTCATGATCGCCGTACTGCCGATGATTCCCGACCGCGTCGGGGCGCTGCGCGAAGTGCGACGCGTACTCAAGCCCGGCGGCTGCCTGCTGGTGAGCGAGGAGCTTATGGCACCCGAATACGTGCCGCCGGCGATCACCCTGCGCTGGGCGCGTCGGGCGGGCTTTGCGCTCCACCGCCGACAGCCAGGCTTCTGGAGCTACAGCCTGTTGCTGCAGCCCAGCCCGGATGTGGATTGA
- a CDS encoding NAD(P)/FAD-dependent oxidoreductase produces the protein MSTASDRRVIAQTSCDVLVIGAGPAGSAVALRLARQGWQVLLLERRVFGAAGCDPWRSGEGFPPRTQREIAALDAGLEPNCWRQNTIRRLLMRWPSGYVTQDRFGGQRCIEIVAREAFDAACFTAARRGGVDGRQGWQARQLVRDARGDVVGALVSDPEGRPHHISARLVIDAGGRNARSLTQFGLRRPLAGPTFLAVVLFVAQLPDVSADRWEMHLFGTPLCVLQITTLAPGVIGCGLGAPLACRRSGETPQAFFWRLIGSDPLLRSRFAGVVPIRAPFTRARLAYRVAPIVLPGLLLVGDATGYVSPLFGDGVWSALRSAAIAAEVAGQALRHGDVSARRLSAYAHRWQAARRGRFVANLLLTHTLAYPRALEAIAAQRWSRALLLHSLLRA, from the coding sequence ATGAGCACGGCTTCAGACAGGCGGGTGATCGCCCAGACGAGCTGCGATGTGCTGGTCATCGGCGCCGGGCCGGCCGGTTCGGCGGTGGCACTGCGCCTGGCACGCCAGGGCTGGCAGGTGCTGCTGCTGGAGCGGCGCGTCTTCGGCGCTGCCGGCTGCGATCCCTGGCGCTCCGGCGAAGGCTTTCCGCCGCGCACCCAACGCGAGATCGCCGCGCTGGATGCTGGGCTGGAGCCGAACTGCTGGCGTCAGAACACGATCCGGCGGTTGTTGATGCGTTGGCCGAGCGGATACGTAACCCAGGATCGCTTCGGCGGTCAGCGCTGTATCGAGATCGTCGCGCGCGAAGCGTTCGATGCCGCCTGCTTCACAGCCGCGCGCCGCGGCGGCGTGGATGGACGGCAGGGCTGGCAGGCGCGTCAGCTCGTGCGCGACGCCCGTGGCGACGTCGTGGGCGCGCTGGTCAGCGACCCTGAGGGTAGGCCACACCACATCAGTGCGCGCCTGGTGATCGATGCCGGCGGACGTAACGCCCGCAGCCTGACCCAGTTTGGCCTGCGCCGTCCGCTCGCCGGTCCCACCTTTCTGGCGGTCGTGCTCTTCGTCGCGCAGCTCCCCGACGTGAGCGCCGACCGCTGGGAGATGCACCTGTTCGGCACGCCGCTCTGTGTGCTGCAGATCACAACGCTGGCGCCGGGCGTGATCGGCTGTGGCCTGGGCGCGCCGCTGGCCTGCCGCCGCTCGGGCGAGACGCCGCAAGCCTTCTTCTGGCGACTGATCGGCAGCGATCCCCTGCTGCGCTCGCGGTTCGCGGGGGTGGTCCCGATCCGGGCGCCGTTTACGCGCGCCCGGCTGGCCTACCGGGTCGCGCCGATCGTGCTGCCGGGCCTGCTGCTGGTCGGCGATGCCACGGGCTACGTCAGTCCACTGTTCGGTGACGGCGTCTGGAGCGCGCTGCGTTCGGCAGCCATCGCCGCCGAGGTGGCCGGGCAGGCACTGCGCCACGGCGACGTGTCGGCGCGACGGCTCAGCGCGTATGCCCACCGCTGGCAGGCAGCGCGCCGTGGACGCTTCGTCGCCAACCTGCTCCTGACGCATACGCTGGCCTATCCACGGGCGCTGGAGGCCATCGCGGCGCAGCGCTGGTCGCGTGCGCTGTTGCTCCACAGCCTGCTACGAGCATAG
- a CDS encoding transglutaminase-like domain-containing protein, translating to MRYTYINRQAGAVELWLALPPELPTQRNVRILALTPEPLAVQPDGLGLNCLAFFRLAAGQRLDLELQADLYHCRYDPTAPGQTIALDPADRARFLRSSALVHVSEEVRAEARRIVGDAATPLEQARRLYVHLIKHYRYAWPPAARGSEAMRRLRRGDCGEYSFLYAAWCRALDLPCRVLIGSFAHGTLQAHVWNEVFIAGLGWLPADSSIHQTPLRLPGLADLDWLLQRVEHQLGRLADERLVFSIDPEVLLVPPYRDQPAPERAERMRIAGRDLAWGYESLDGAAPYLQPIYPRFNSAAEQPRAGWPAFLAAWWPPLLRRQIEPLLGTWSFHDPLTYRLMTWLMVGGFLVGLLGTVLNILAIEGFDLPKLLGYLLGDILLIRRTGVNWWKLALIALFLFELIVRVLALIFG from the coding sequence ATGCGCTACACCTACATTAACCGTCAGGCCGGCGCGGTCGAGCTCTGGCTGGCTTTGCCGCCTGAATTGCCCACTCAGCGCAATGTGCGTATCCTGGCGCTCACACCTGAGCCGCTCGCGGTGCAGCCTGATGGCCTTGGACTCAATTGCCTGGCCTTTTTTCGGCTGGCTGCGGGCCAGCGGCTCGATCTGGAGCTGCAGGCCGATCTGTACCACTGCCGCTATGATCCGACGGCGCCCGGTCAGACGATCGCGCTTGACCCGGCAGATCGGGCGCGTTTCCTGCGCTCCTCGGCGCTGGTGCATGTGAGCGAGGAGGTGCGCGCCGAGGCGCGGCGCATCGTTGGCGATGCCGCCACTCCTCTGGAGCAGGCGCGTCGTCTGTATGTGCACCTGATCAAGCACTATCGCTACGCGTGGCCTCCGGCAGCGCGTGGGAGCGAGGCGATGCGGCGCCTGCGTCGTGGTGATTGCGGTGAGTATTCGTTCCTCTACGCGGCTTGGTGTCGTGCGCTGGATCTTCCTTGCCGCGTGTTGATCGGCAGCTTCGCCCATGGAACGTTGCAGGCCCATGTCTGGAACGAAGTATTTATCGCTGGGCTCGGCTGGCTGCCGGCCGACAGCAGCATCCACCAGACGCCACTGCGGCTCCCCGGCCTGGCGGATCTGGACTGGCTGCTGCAGCGCGTGGAGCACCAGCTTGGTCGCCTGGCGGATGAACGCCTGGTCTTTTCGATCGATCCCGAAGTGCTGCTGGTGCCGCCCTATCGCGATCAGCCGGCGCCTGAGCGGGCCGAGCGCATGCGCATCGCCGGGCGCGACCTGGCCTGGGGCTATGAGAGTCTTGACGGGGCGGCGCCCTACCTCCAACCGATCTACCCGCGCTTCAACAGCGCTGCCGAGCAGCCGCGGGCTGGTTGGCCGGCGTTCCTGGCTGCATGGTGGCCGCCACTGCTGCGGCGGCAGATCGAGCCGCTGCTTGGCACCTGGTCGTTCCACGATCCGCTCACCTACCGGCTGATGACCTGGCTGATGGTGGGCGGCTTCCTGGTGGGCTTGCTGGGCACCGTACTGAACATCCTGGCGATCGAGGGCTTCGATCTGCCCAAGCTGCTGGGCTACCTGCTCGGCGATATCCTTCTGATCCGGCGTACCGGTGTCAACTGGTGGAAGCTGGCGTTGATCGCTCTGTTCCTGTTCGAGTTGATCGTGCGCGTGCTGGCGTTGATCTTCGGCTGA
- a CDS encoding response regulator, protein MISLIIADDHPVVRAGVRAMLEAEGNLRVVAEIGHGAEIDPTVARHCHETDLLLLDARMPGLEPIAAVRALSVSAPELKVLVLSSYDESEYVTGLLHAGARGYILKDEPRATLIAAIRTVADGDMYLSPKVAGVYVRHQRQRATERDRLLTLTERELEVLRLVGAGYDNQAIGAALTISYETVKHHLRNIYGKLGLTNRYQAIVFAFRNRLVASE, encoded by the coding sequence GTGATCAGCCTGATCATTGCCGATGATCATCCGGTCGTGCGCGCGGGCGTGCGCGCCATGCTCGAAGCCGAGGGGAACCTGCGCGTGGTGGCCGAGATCGGGCACGGCGCCGAGATCGACCCCACCGTTGCGCGCCACTGCCACGAGACGGACCTGCTGTTGCTGGATGCGCGCATGCCCGGCCTGGAGCCGATCGCTGCCGTGCGCGCGCTGAGTGTCAGCGCTCCTGAGCTGAAGGTGCTGGTGCTCTCCTCCTACGATGAGAGCGAATATGTGACCGGCCTGCTGCACGCCGGCGCACGGGGGTATATCCTCAAGGACGAGCCGCGCGCTACATTGATCGCAGCCATTCGTACCGTCGCCGATGGCGACATGTACCTCAGCCCCAAGGTTGCCGGCGTGTACGTGCGGCATCAACGGCAACGCGCCACCGAGCGCGACCGTCTCCTGACGCTCACCGAACGCGAACTGGAGGTGCTGCGGCTGGTCGGCGCCGGCTACGACAATCAGGCCATCGGCGCTGCCCTGACGATCAGTTATGAGACGGTGAAGCATCATCTGCGCAACATCTACGGCAAACTCGGCCTGACCAATCGCTACCAGGCGATCGTCTTCGCCTTTCGCAACCGGCTCGTCGCGAGCGAGTAG
- a CDS encoding PstS family phosphate ABC transporter substrate-binding protein, with the protein MAAETVELPPVDPAEVQGNIITAGSSTVFPLTQAIAERFQSEGYTGNITIDSIGTGAGFERFCKAAETDIANASRAIKEEEAQACRDKGREPLEFRVGTDALAVVVSSENDFLEELSLEQLAQIFSGQVKNWNELNPSYPAQPIQLYSPGTDSGTFDYFVEAVLEKDKEKLLSVQGVQFSEDDNVLVQGIEGSPYAIGYFGYAYYQENQGRLKPLRIDGVAPTEETAESGEYPLSRPLFIYSAKTIMDQKPQVAAFINYYLSTVEDVILDVGYFPASAEALNQAKQRWLEATGQ; encoded by the coding sequence GTGGCGGCTGAGACTGTCGAACTGCCGCCGGTCGATCCGGCTGAGGTGCAGGGAAATATCATCACCGCTGGCAGCTCTACGGTCTTTCCACTGACGCAGGCGATCGCTGAGCGCTTCCAATCTGAAGGCTATACCGGCAACATCACCATCGACAGCATCGGCACGGGCGCCGGCTTCGAGCGTTTCTGCAAGGCTGCCGAGACCGACATCGCCAACGCCAGCCGCGCAATCAAGGAGGAGGAAGCGCAGGCCTGCCGTGACAAGGGCCGCGAGCCGCTGGAATTCCGCGTCGGTACCGACGCGCTGGCAGTGGTGGTCAGCTCGGAGAACGACTTCCTGGAGGAGCTGAGCCTGGAGCAACTGGCGCAGATCTTCTCCGGCCAGGTGAAGAACTGGAACGAGCTCAATCCGAGCTATCCGGCGCAGCCGATTCAACTCTACAGCCCCGGCACCGACAGTGGCACCTTCGACTACTTCGTCGAAGCGGTGCTGGAGAAGGACAAGGAGAAGCTGCTGAGCGTCCAGGGTGTGCAGTTCAGCGAGGACGACAACGTGCTGGTGCAGGGCATTGAGGGCAGCCCATACGCCATCGGCTACTTCGGCTACGCCTACTACCAGGAGAACCAGGGCCGACTCAAGCCGCTGCGCATCGACGGCGTCGCGCCGACCGAGGAGACCGCCGAGAGCGGCGAGTATCCGCTGAGCCGCCCGCTGTTCATCTACTCGGCCAAGACGATCATGGATCAGAAGCCGCAGGTCGCCGCCTTTATCAACTACTACCTGAGCACGGTCGAAGACGTTATACTGGATGTGGGCTACTTCCCGGCCAGCGCTGAGGCGCTCAATCAGGCCAAGCAACGCTGGCTGGAAGCGACCGGACAGTAG
- the pstC gene encoding phosphate ABC transporter permease subunit PstC: protein MAEHLSTSARAAGAQPVPIAERLRRRRRIGESMIQALLWLCGAVSILTTLGIVIVLGRESWLFFGDEAVSLIEFFGSTTWQPAIGHFGIWPLLLSTLITSTIAISVAVPIGLAAAIYLSEYASPRVRAWIKPILEILAGIPTVVYGFFALYFMTPLLRAIFGPDTVQIFNMASAGLVMGIMITPIICSMSEDALSAVPRALREGAYGLGATRFEVATRVVLPAALSGILAAVIVGVSRAIGETMIVAIAAGAGPNFTFNPFQAAETMTGHIARISGGDISYASIDYNSLFAIGLTLFVMTLSLNLLSQRIVRRFREVYE, encoded by the coding sequence ATGGCAGAACATCTCAGTACTTCGGCGCGTGCCGCCGGAGCTCAGCCTGTGCCGATCGCCGAACGGCTGCGACGCCGACGGCGCATCGGCGAAAGCATGATCCAAGCGCTGCTGTGGTTGTGCGGCGCGGTTTCGATTCTGACAACGCTTGGTATTGTGATCGTACTGGGACGCGAGTCCTGGCTCTTTTTCGGCGATGAGGCCGTCAGTCTGATCGAATTCTTCGGCTCGACGACCTGGCAGCCGGCGATCGGCCATTTCGGCATTTGGCCGCTGTTGCTGTCCACGCTGATCACCTCGACCATCGCCATCAGCGTAGCGGTGCCGATCGGGCTGGCTGCGGCGATCTACCTGAGCGAATACGCCTCGCCGCGCGTGCGCGCCTGGATCAAGCCGATTTTGGAAATCCTGGCCGGCATTCCGACGGTAGTCTACGGCTTCTTTGCGCTCTACTTCATGACGCCGCTGCTGCGTGCCATCTTCGGACCGGACACGGTGCAGATCTTCAACATGGCCTCGGCGGGCCTGGTGATGGGCATCATGATCACGCCGATCATCTGCTCGATGAGCGAGGACGCGCTCAGCGCCGTGCCACGCGCGCTGCGCGAGGGCGCCTATGGCTTGGGTGCGACGCGCTTCGAAGTTGCGACGCGCGTCGTACTGCCTGCCGCGCTGTCGGGTATTCTGGCGGCGGTGATCGTGGGCGTGTCGCGCGCCATCGGTGAGACGATGATCGTGGCCATTGCCGCGGGCGCCGGCCCCAATTTCACCTTCAATCCCTTCCAAGCCGCCGAAACCATGACCGGCCATATCGCGCGCATCAGCGGCGGCGATATCAGCTACGCTTCGATCGACTACAACAGCCTCTTTGCCATCGGTCTGACCCTGTTTGTGATGACGCTCAGCCTGAACCTGTTGAGTCAGCGCATCGTGCGTCGCTTCCGGGAGGTGTACGAGTGA
- the pstA gene encoding phosphate ABC transporter permease PstA — MNTRRELNRLPTGADLRADIRRRRRRGLFYRWLLLSSIVLALLSLTTLLLNIANDAFGLVALEYRRDPDTLGPAPLAELEQDQLIAILSENLSRNRLRVLEREAPLAQRSVEELRTLVLEEVARQRVVESATLFDSLFQRAATEAALREHHPNARIVFRSWLNWSFLATPMASQPEFAGIRTALLGSLWVIGLTILFAFPLGVGAAIYLEEYATPNRFNRLIQTNINNLAGVPSIIYGMLGLAIFVRALSRLTSGQAFGIANDNGRTILAAALTMALLILPLIIINAQEAIRAVPRSLRQASYALGATKWQTIWHHVLPVAFPGILTGNILAVSRAIGETAPLIVVGASTYITFDPQGPFSKFTVLPIQIYNWIAQPQEEFRRIAAAAIIVLLVMLLSLNSVAIVLRNRLRKSL, encoded by the coding sequence TTGAACACGCGCCGGGAGCTGAACCGTCTGCCGACCGGTGCCGACCTGCGCGCCGACATCCGCCGTCGGCGGCGGCGTGGCCTGTTCTACCGCTGGCTGCTGCTGTCATCGATCGTGCTCGCGCTGCTCTCGCTGACGACGCTGCTGCTCAACATCGCCAACGATGCCTTCGGGCTGGTCGCGCTGGAATACCGACGTGATCCCGATACCTTGGGGCCCGCGCCGCTGGCCGAGTTGGAGCAGGATCAGCTCATTGCCATTCTGAGCGAGAACTTGTCGCGCAACCGGCTGCGCGTGCTGGAGCGCGAGGCACCGCTGGCGCAGCGCTCGGTGGAGGAGCTGCGCACGTTGGTGCTGGAGGAGGTGGCCCGCCAGCGCGTGGTGGAAAGCGCCACGCTCTTCGACTCGCTCTTCCAGCGCGCGGCGACCGAGGCGGCGCTGCGCGAGCACCATCCCAATGCGCGTATCGTTTTCCGCTCCTGGCTCAACTGGTCGTTTTTGGCCACGCCCATGGCCAGTCAGCCGGAGTTTGCCGGCATCCGCACCGCGCTGCTGGGTTCGTTGTGGGTCATCGGCCTGACGATCCTGTTTGCCTTTCCGCTGGGTGTGGGCGCAGCGATCTACCTGGAAGAGTATGCGACGCCCAATCGCTTCAATCGGTTGATCCAGACCAACATCAACAACCTGGCGGGCGTGCCCTCGATTATCTATGGTATGTTGGGGCTGGCGATCTTTGTGCGTGCGCTGAGCCGCTTGACGAGCGGGCAGGCCTTCGGCATCGCCAACGACAACGGCCGTACCATTCTGGCGGCGGCGCTGACCATGGCCTTGCTGATTCTGCCGTTGATCATCATCAACGCGCAGGAGGCGATCCGCGCCGTGCCACGCTCGCTACGGCAGGCCAGCTATGCCCTGGGCGCGACCAAGTGGCAGACGATCTGGCACCATGTTTTGCCAGTGGCCTTTCCCGGCATTCTCACCGGCAATATCCTGGCGGTGTCCCGCGCCATCGGCGAGACCGCGCCGCTGATCGTGGTGGGCGCGTCCACCTACATCACGTTCGATCCCCAAGGCCCCTTCTCGAAATTCACGGTGCTGCCAATCCAGATCTACAACTGGATCGCGCAGCCGCAGGAAGAGTTTCGGCGTATCGCCGCCGCAGCGATCATTGTGCTGTTGGTGATGCTGCTGTCGCTCAACTCGGTGGCGATTGTGTTGCGCAATCGGCTGCGCAAGAGCCTCTAA